The DNA window AAGTCATTTTTAGAGAATATAGAGAAAAGAATATAGAGAAAAGACTAGTCTCAATGAGGTACAAAGATAAAATCTATTTTCTATGTTCTCTTCTCTTTAGTCTAATTTTAAAAGATTCTCTCGAAACAAATCGGCGTATTCTTTAATAACATTTTGATCAAAATAAGGTTCTTGTTCGATTCTTCCAATGCATTTGACTCCTGTTTTATTCAAAATTATGGATTCTGTCGCTTTATTTTCTCCTCCGCTAAAAATAATTCCTGCCACCTTAATTTTTCTGTTATTTAAGGCTTCGATGGTCAGCAAAGTATGATTGATGCTTCCCAAATAATGTCTGGAAACGACAATCACTTTATAGTCTTTTTGGATTAAATCGATAACACAATCATTGTCATTTAATGGAACCAATACTCCTCCAGCACCTTCAATTACTAAATGATTTTCCGTAGTAGGTTCGGTTATTTTATGCAAATCAATTGTAATTCCATCGACTTGGGCGGAATAATGTGGACTCGCTGGGGTGTTGAGTTTATAGCTATTTTCAAAAATTTGGGATTTGGAATTTGAGATTTGGGATTTAACTTTATGACTGTCCGAATTATCCAAATCTCCCGCTTGGATGGGTTTCCAATAATCCGCTTGGAGCGCTTCGACAATAATAGCTGAGGCAACTGTTTTGCCTACGTCGGTTGATATTCCTGTTATAAATAGTTTCATAGAAATTGGGCCACAGATGACACGGATTTAATGGATTATCACGGATTTTTTTTATTTTGTTTTCTATCGTTTGTATATATTATACGTTTAAATTCCGGGTCTTCTCCAAAATTTAACAATAAGCCGACTTCAATTTCAGTTGCTTTGAGATAATTCATTAATTGAGCGGAGTGAACCTTCATAAGGAGTTCACAAGCTTTTAGTTCAACAATTACTTTGCCTTCAATCAATAAATCTGCAAAATATTCTCCAATTAACTGATTTTTGAAATAGACTTTAATTGGTTTCTGTGCTTCCACTTTATACCCTAAAGATTTTAACTCAAAGTACATTGCATTTTGATACACTTTCTCTAAAAAACCATACCCTAACTGGTTATAAACATCATAATAAGTCTTTAAAATCGAATCCGTAGTTCCTTTATGAAGTAAATTTGACATTATTTATCCGTGTTAATCTGTAAAATCCGTTTAATCTGTGGGCTAATATACAAAAGTGCTCAACAACCCTAGCACTTCTGATATTTCTGCTGCCGAATTGTAACTGTGCAAACAAAATCGTAATCTCTCTTGTCCTTCGGGGACAGTTGGCGACAAAATGGCTTTGACATCAAAACCTTTTTCCTGAAGTTGACCAGCGATGGATTTTACGTTTTGATTACCCGGAATGATGGCCGATTGAATGGCCGATTTACTTCTGACAAATAGTGGTTTCAATCCCAATAGGTTCTTTTCTTGATTGAAATGAACGATATTATCTCTAAGTTGTTCGATGCTTTCTTTTTCTGATTGTAAATGCTGGTAGGCAATTAAAATCGTGGCAACCGAATGTGGCGAAAGCCCCGTAGTGTAAATAAAACTTCTGGCGAAATTGACGAGATATTCCTTTAATTCCTGATTGCCCATAATAGCGGAACCGTGACAACCTAATCCTTTTCCGAAAGTCATTATTCGGGCAAAAACTTGGTCTTGCAAACCTAACATTTGAACCAATCCTTCTCCTCCCGAGACTTCGGGATCGCCAAAAACCCCTAGTGAATGTGCTTCGTCAACCACTAAATAACAATTGTATTTATTAGAAACGGCGATCAATTCTTCCATATTCGGACAATCGCCATCCATAGAGAAAACGGATTCGGTTACGATAAAGATGGAAGATGGAAGATGGAAGATGGAAGAGTTTGACCTATTGCTTTTGTTGCTCTCATTGAAATTAACAATCAATCGTTCTAAATCTTCAAAATCGTTGTGCTTGAATTTATAGGCTTTGGCGTTCGAAAGTTGAATTCCGTCGCGAATAGAGGCGTGACACAATTCATCGTACAAAATCAAGTCTCCTTTTTGGGGAACAGAACTGAAAAAACCCACATTGGCATCGTAACCTGAATTGAAAATTAAGGCCGATTCCGTTTGATGAAATTTTGCGATATAGTCTTCCGCTTCTTGATACACTTTGTGATTTCCTGAGATTAATCGAGAACCTGTAGCGCCGTTTTGAATGCAATTGTTATCCATTAAATACTGGTGCGTTTCCTCAAAAATAGCTTTGTTTTTCGAAAAACCAATGTAATCATTAGACGAAAAATCGATTAAATCATTTGGTGCAGCTAATTTTCGCAAAGCGTTGTTATGCTTACGGGTTTCAAGTTTAGCGGTGAGATTTTTTGGAAACTTCATAAGGGCAAAGTTAGACAAAAAAAAATCCGAATAGAAAATCGATTATTAGCTTAAGTATAAAATTATTCTTTTAGAATTTTTATTGTATTTACTTTCTCTTTATCACTAACTTTTAAAAAATAAACTCCCTTGGTTAGGCTATGAATATTGATAACAGATTCGTCTTTTGAAAGTACTTTTTTAAAAACTGTTTTCCCATTGACATCAAAACCATCAATGGTTAAAACATCATTAAAATTATTATTTCTTCCAATATGAAGATCCCCTTTTGTGGGATTTGGATAGATAATCAAATTATTCAATGGTGTCGATTTATTTTCATTGATGGCTAACGATTGATTTTGATAGTATTGCAAAGCATTTGTTGCGTAAGCTAATGGTGCGTTCCAATTGATGGTGACTTCATTAGTGGAATAGGAACACCAAGTATCTGAATATTTTCCGGCTTTTGTAGTACTTGCATAGGCGCAACCGTCTGCATTATTTGAGTTCTGAGGCCCTCCAACTAACATGCCCGGCACTGGCAATGCAATACCATCAGCTTCAGAAATTCGATGATGTGGTTTTAGTGGAGAACTTTCTCCGAAACCAGTTACAAAACTAATTCCAACCGCATTTCTTCCCAATAAATAATCCATAGCTTTATAGGCTGCATTCAAATATGAACTGTCATTGGTCGCTTTGTAAGCACTTAATAAAACAACTATTTGATTGGCTGCCATCCCGTTGCTTCCCCAATTATAGTCATAATTGTCCATCGTGGTTTCGACTACATTGTTGGCAACATTATTTTTTAATGTATTTGCAATTGCCGTTAACTTATTTAACACTTGAGTTGTATTTAATTGCACAACATTGGGGTTGGTTAGGTTATTTGCAATGGACAATATCCCTAAAGTACTTGTACTCTGCCAACTAGGAACGCCTTGATTGGTGAGATAAAAATAATTTACATCGTTGTTATATTGGGCTTCTCCCGTACTAATAAATAATTCGACTGCCGCCCATTGGAACTCATCATTTACATTATTATCTTCATACGCTCCTGTTGAAACACCACTAGGATTTGCAGTAAAATACATAGACGGGTTGTTTTTTGCCCAAGTATAGGCTTCTTTCGCTGCCGCTAGTAAAGTTGCGCTATAGCCCGGCTTCTGCGTATTATAATCGGAAAAAATTCTAGAAGCTATAGCCATTACTGCCGCAAAATTTAGTGCTGCGGAGGTCGATCTTCCAATAACATAACGTTGCAAATTATAATTGGCTGGCATTATCACTCCTTCAAAACCTAATCCTGACAATTTGTGGTAGACAGATCCGTCACCACCATCGGACACTCTATTTTGCATGGTCAGCATCCAATCTAAATTCCAAATCGCTTCATCAAGAATATCAGGTAAATTATTTGTAGATTCTGGAATATTTAAATTTTTGGTTATAAAATGAGATTTATAATTTTCAAATGCTGCTAGCAAAGTATAGGTACTAATACCACTATTCACAATATATTTATTCAAATCACCAGCATCATACCATCCTTTGGGTGATGCAATAGTTGTATTTGTTGGTCGATTTGGTGTAGCGGCTGATGAATGCACTTTTACCAAATCATCTGGCGTTCCCGAACTTCTTGCCCAGGCACCGCCGTTGGTGGGTGTGATTTCGGATGAAGCTCTGTTATAATAAAAATAGCGTATCGAAGCATTGGATAATTCTTCAAGAGGATTGTCGGCAATGGTTATTGTCATCTCGGACTGATCTGTTTTAACGGTATATGTACCATTTGTGCCAATTGAAGATAAATCTATTTTTGCACCATTCAAATCTGCGTCAGACCAATAGGAGCTTGACGGCGACACTCCAGATAAAATGACTACATTACTACTATTGAATACTTTATAATTTTGTGGTCCGAAGGCGGTAGTAGATAGTAAATTTACCGCTTTATCTCTATTTTTGAAATAACCTACTTGATTCGCGCGTATAAAAATTGGGGGAGCAATAACCTCTAAGGGCTGACCAAATGAAATCCAATCGATGTCAATGGTTCCATTGTACTTTCCTGTAGCATCATTTACAAAAAATATTATATTTTTTATTGTAGTATTGTTAACCGTGCAAGGTGCAGCCGCACTAGTACAAGGGCTACCTCCATATCCACCATCCTGAAATTTTCCAGTGTAAAGTATCTCAAAAATTTGATATGTTGTAGTCAAACTGATGGACGAGGCGTTTCTATTGGTTACAAAACCTGCTCTGTCTTGCAAATCGATACGTAAACTAGCACCACCTGTTCCTTTAACTTTAATATAAAGTTTGTTATTACCTGATATATTGATATCCTTCAAAGCCCCGTTATCGTGAATACCATAGCTTATCGCGGCATAAGCACCCGCGGTTCCATTGCCTACTATTCGCAAATTTTCGCTTACCAAACTAGTACTATAAGCAGCAGAAGGGTATGCTGTATTGTTGATTCCTTGATTAAAGTTATCACTATACACAATCTGACTTGCCACAAAATTGATTTGAGAAAAAAGCAATAAGACTAAAATTTTCTTCATTTTTTGCTGATTTATAGAATATTAAAAATAACACCTCCAAATTTATATAAACAAAATGTTAGTTTTTAATACTTAAAATTCATTTTATGATTCATTATTTACTTTCAATTAATATAAAATTCACAGAAGCATAATGAATTAATTTTACCCAAATCTTTAATACAATTAAACATTTATATTATTAAGTCAGCGTTTACAATAATTAAAAGTACATCGCCAAGATATTTATCTAAGCTCTTAGCAAAACAATCCGCTTTTAAAGTTTTTAATAAAAAACAAAAAAGCCAAACATCACTGCTTGGCTTTTAGTTCTTTATATTCAAATTGTCTTAGTCGGCTAAAACAATAACTTTATTGTCTTTCATTTCGATAGTTCCAGAATTGATCGCTAATGTGTAGTTCTGATCGTTTACTTTAGTGAACAATGCTTCGGTTGCTTCGTCGGTAAAACTGAAACTTGAAGCTGCAATTTTCACCAATCCTTTTTGAAGTAATGAAACTATTGGAGCGTGGTTATTCAACATTTGAAAATACCCATCGACTCCGGGAAGTGAAATGGAAGTGATTTCGCCTGAAAATAATTTTGCTTCTGGGGATACTATTTCTAATAACATATTTTATAGAGTTAGAAGATGGAAGATGGAAGATGGAAGAGAAGCATCTTACTTCTAACTTCTAACTTCTGACTTCCAACTTAATTACGCTTCTGCCAACATTTTTTCTCCTGCTTCGATAGCGTCTTCAATAGTCCCTTTAAGGTTGAAAGCGGCTTCTGGCAAGTGGTCTAATTCTCCATCAATG is part of the Flavobacterium nackdongense genome and encodes:
- the bioD gene encoding dethiobiotin synthase, with product MKLFITGISTDVGKTVASAIIVEALQADYWKPIQAGDLDNSDSHKVKSQISNSKSQIFENSYKLNTPASPHYSAQVDGITIDLHKITEPTTENHLVIEGAGGVLVPLNDNDCVIDLIQKDYKVIVVSRHYLGSINHTLLTIEALNNRKIKVAGIIFSGGENKATESIILNKTGVKCIGRIEQEPYFDQNVIKEYADLFRENLLKLD
- a CDS encoding aminotransferase class I/II-fold pyridoxal phosphate-dependent enzyme, with the translated sequence MKFPKNLTAKLETRKHNNALRKLAAPNDLIDFSSNDYIGFSKNKAIFEETHQYLMDNNCIQNGATGSRLISGNHKVYQEAEDYIAKFHQTESALIFNSGYDANVGFFSSVPQKGDLILYDELCHASIRDGIQLSNAKAYKFKHNDFEDLERLIVNFNESNKSNRSNSSIFHLPSSIFIVTESVFSMDGDCPNMEELIAVSNKYNCYLVVDEAHSLGVFGDPEVSGGEGLVQMLGLQDQVFARIMTFGKGLGCHGSAIMGNQELKEYLVNFARSFIYTTGLSPHSVATILIAYQHLQSEKESIEQLRDNIVHFNQEKNLLGLKPLFVRSKSAIQSAIIPGNQNVKSIAGQLQEKGFDVKAILSPTVPEGQERLRFCLHSYNSAAEISEVLGLLSTFVY
- a CDS encoding glycoside hydrolase family 9 protein, producing MKKILVLLLFSQINFVASQIVYSDNFNQGINNTAYPSAAYSTSLVSENLRIVGNGTAGAYAAISYGIHDNGALKDINISGNNKLYIKVKGTGGASLRIDLQDRAGFVTNRNASSISLTTTYQIFEILYTGKFQDGGYGGSPCTSAAAPCTVNNTTIKNIIFFVNDATGKYNGTIDIDWISFGQPLEVIAPPIFIRANQVGYFKNRDKAVNLLSTTAFGPQNYKVFNSSNVVILSGVSPSSSYWSDADLNGAKIDLSSIGTNGTYTVKTDQSEMTITIADNPLEELSNASIRYFYYNRASSEITPTNGGAWARSSGTPDDLVKVHSSAATPNRPTNTTIASPKGWYDAGDLNKYIVNSGISTYTLLAAFENYKSHFITKNLNIPESTNNLPDILDEAIWNLDWMLTMQNRVSDGGDGSVYHKLSGLGFEGVIMPANYNLQRYVIGRSTSAALNFAAVMAIASRIFSDYNTQKPGYSATLLAAAKEAYTWAKNNPSMYFTANPSGVSTGAYEDNNVNDEFQWAAVELFISTGEAQYNNDVNYFYLTNQGVPSWQSTSTLGILSIANNLTNPNVVQLNTTQVLNKLTAIANTLKNNVANNVVETTMDNYDYNWGSNGMAANQIVVLLSAYKATNDSSYLNAAYKAMDYLLGRNAVGISFVTGFGESSPLKPHHRISEADGIALPVPGMLVGGPQNSNNADGCAYASTTKAGKYSDTWCSYSTNEVTINWNAPLAYATNALQYYQNQSLAINENKSTPLNNLIIYPNPTKGDLHIGRNNNFNDVLTIDGFDVNGKTVFKKVLSKDESVINIHSLTKGVYFLKVSDKEKVNTIKILKE
- a CDS encoding GxxExxY protein codes for the protein MSNLLHKGTTDSILKTYYDVYNQLGYGFLEKVYQNAMYFELKSLGYKVEAQKPIKVYFKNQLIGEYFADLLIEGKVIVELKACELLMKVHSAQLMNYLKATEIEVGLLLNFGEDPEFKRIIYTNDRKQNKKNP
- a CDS encoding FoF1 ATP synthase subunit delta/epsilon, which gives rise to MLLEIVSPEAKLFSGEITSISLPGVDGYFQMLNNHAPIVSLLQKGLVKIAASSFSFTDEATEALFTKVNDQNYTLAINSGTIEMKDNKVIVLAD